The following proteins come from a genomic window of Acomys russatus chromosome 17, mAcoRus1.1, whole genome shotgun sequence:
- the Ywhaz gene encoding 14-3-3 protein zeta/delta, with protein MDKNELVQKAKLAEQAERYDDMAACMKSVTEQGAELSNEERNLLSVAYKNVVGARRSSWRVVSSIEQKTEGAEKKQQMAREYREKIETELRDICNDVLSLLEKFLIPNASQAESKVFYLKMKGDYYRYLAEVAAGDDKKGIVDQSQQAYQEAFEISKKEMQPTHPIRLGLALNFSVFYYEILNSPEKACSLAKTAFDEAIAELDTLSEESYKDSTLIMQLLRDNLTLWTSDTQGDEAEAGEGGEN; from the exons ATGGATAAAAATGAGCTGGTGCAGAAGGCCAAACTGGCCGAGCAGGCTGAGCGCTACGATGACATGGCAGCCTGCATGAAGTCTGTAACTGAGCAAGGGGCTGAGCTTTCTAACGAGGAGAGGAATCTTCTCTCTGTTGCTTATAAAAATGTCGTAGGAGCCCGTAGGTCATCTTGGAGGGTCGTCTCAAGTATTGAGCAAAAGACggaaggtgctgagaaaaagcaGCAGATGGCTCGAGAATACAGAGAGAAAATTGAAACTGAGCTGAGAGACATCTGCAATGACGTGCTG tCTCTCTTGGAAAAGTTCTTGATCCCCAATGCTTCGCAAGCAGAGAGCAAAGTCTTCTATTTGAAAATGAAGGGTGACTATTACCGCTACTTGGCCGAGGTTGCTGCTGGTGATGACAAGAAAG GAATTGTGGACCAGTCACAGCAAGCATACCAAGAAGCATTTGAAATCAGCAAAAAGGAAATGCAGCCAACACACCCCATCAGACTGGGCCTGGCCCTTAACTTCTCTGTGTTCTATTACGAGATTCTGAACTCCCCAGAGAAAGCCTGCTCTCTTGCAAAAACA GCTTTTGATGAAGCCATTGCTGAGCTTGACACATTAAGTGAAGAGTCGTACAAAGACAGCACGCTAATAATGCAGTTACTGAGAGACAACTTGACA TTGTGGACATCGGATACCCAAGGAGacgaagcagaagcaggagaaggaggggaaaatTAA